One stretch of Epinephelus lanceolatus isolate andai-2023 chromosome 15, ASM4190304v1, whole genome shotgun sequence DNA includes these proteins:
- the g2e3 gene encoding G2/M phase-specific E3 ubiquitin-protein ligase, whose protein sequence is MKKKARMTQVAGAGSNKEECCVLCRLSDDDPVMFGEKVTLKEHKFSVHYFCLLTSCGVYQRGEEGEGVFGFLVDDIKQECRRSARLTCSFCKGKGACVGCYVRSCRKVAHFPCARKNQFVSQFTGLFPSYCPDHSPTQSLCVSSDLSLPQSCSICLDSIDPVLSYSVLKCPSCHASWFHRDCVQHQAHNAGLFFFRCTLCNNKESFQEEMLRMGIYIPERDASWELEANAYSELLEVYSRCDALNCVCNDGRMHSAKSGWFEVIRCRLCGSRGTHRKCSGLKVDTRGWACSDCTQATDGKASLVASPQGCQRRSLLSKRYLSPIRSSISCKRPSLPVRSESPEEILQALRPQLRPDSVQVEVDGDQALSAGLELVRRADFDPTHTLSVRFNDDQQTTFPSSLQDSDTARQYFLKLLVQQIQDCVVFEGPDGSKNMALDSQALREDLYFDVGCLLALSLAHGGPPVGFFSRALYQCLFNYPANRPLAITHMTPDMHFTHRVSRIAEAQSLDDLRGVMAASWEYLELAGCNRPISSLEEREALVEDLVSFTMITRMQLPLQRFREGLQTLGVFDQVQLFPSLFCSVFCEAADRLTAQTVGQIFTVNFSQQEERLSRETPVISFWRHFLRECEVGRSSISLQDLLHFATGAEELPAASLLPSPSISFLHPVEEREEEREGVRTRRDEGLFPQCVPSSRHLLLPVSSSYQAFKSSMEQAVSHHVHLLPTES, encoded by the exons ATGAAGAAGAAAGCGAGGATGACGCAGGTTGCAGGAGCCGGCAGCAACAAGGAGGAGT GTTGTGTGCTCTGCAGGCTCAGCGATGATGACCCGGTCATGTTTGGGGAGAAAGTCACTCTCAAGGAGCACAAATTCTCTGTCCACTACTTCTGTTTG CTGACGTCTTGTGGAGTTTACCAGCGTGGAGAAGAGGGCGAGGGCGTCTTTGGTTTCCTGGTGGACGACATCAAACAGGAGTGCCGCCGGTCGGCTCGACTG acgtGTAGCTTCTGTAAGGGGAAGGGAGCGTGTGTCGGCTGCTACGTCAGAAGCTGCAGGAAGGTGGCTCACTTTCCCTGCGCCAGGAAAAACCAGTTCGTCTCTCAGTTCACTGGACTCTTCCC gTCGTACTGTCCGGATCACAGTCCCACTCAGTCACTATGTGTGAGTTCAGACCTCAGTCTGCCTCAGTCCTGCTCCATCTGTTTGGACTCCATCGATCCTGTCCTCAGCTACTCCGTCCTCAAATGTCCGTCCTGCCACGCCAGCTGGTTCCACAGGGACTGTGTGCAG caTCAGGCCCACAACGCCggcctcttcttcttcagatGTACTCTCTGTAACAACAAGGAGAGCTTCCAGGAGGAGATGCTGAGGATGGGAATCTACATCCCAGAGAG AGATGCCTCATGGGAGTTGGAGGCAAACGCTTATTCAGAGCTGCTGGAGGTTTACAGTCGCTGTGATGCTCTCAACTGCGTCTGCAACGACGGACGGATGCACTCCGCCAAGAGCGG cTGGTTTGAGGTGATTCGCTGCCGGCTGTGTGGCTCCAGAGGGACTCACAGGAAATGTTCGGGGCTGAAGGTGGACACCAGGGGCTGGGCCTGCAGCGACTGCACGCAGGCTACTGACGGGAAAG CCTCCCTCGTTGCGTCTCCTCAGGGATGTCAGAGGAGGAGTCTGCTGTCCAAACGCTACCTGTCACCCATCCGCTCCTCCATCAGCTGTAAGAG ACCGTCGTTACCTGTTAGATCTGAATCACCTGAGGAGATCCTGCAGGCGTTGCGCCCTCAGCTCCGTCCCGACAgtgtgcaggtggaggtggacgGGGATCAGGCTCTGTCTGCGGGTTTAGAGCTGGTGAGGAGGGCCGACTTTGaccccacacacactctgtctgtcAG GTTTAACGATGACCAGCAGACCACATTTCCCAGCAGTCTCCAGGACAGTGACACAGCCAGGCAGTACTTCCTGAAGCTGCTGGTGCAGCAGATCCAGGACTGTGTGGTGTTTGAGGGTCCAGATGGATCCAAAAACATGGCGCTGGACTCTCAGG CTCTGAGAGAGGACCTGTACTTTGATGTCGGCTGCCTGCTGGCTCTGTCTCTGGCTCACGGCGGCCCTCCTGTCGGCTTCTTCTCTCGCGCTCTCTACCAGTGTCTGTTCAACTACCCAGCCAACCGGCCGCTCGCCATCACTCACATGACCCCCGACATGCACTTCACCCACAGAGTCAGCAGG ATCGCAGAGGCGCAGTCTTTAGACGACCTGAGAGGAGTGATGGCAGCGAGCTGGGAGTACCTGGAGCTGGCTGGCTGCAACCGACCAATCAGCAgcctggaggagagagaggctcTGGTGGAGGATCTGGTCAGCTTCACTATGATCACCAGGATGCAGCTGCCACTGCAGAG GTTTCGGGAGGGCCTGCAGACTCTGGGCGTCTTTGATCAG GTTCAGCTCTTCCCGTCGTTGTTCTGCAGTGTTTTCTGTGAGGCGGCGGATCGGCTCACGGCTCAGACGGTCGGTCAGATCTTCACCGTGAACTTCtctcagcaggaggagagactGAGCAGAGAGACACCCGTCATCAGCTTCTGGAGACACTTCCTGCGGGAGTGTGAAG TTGGGAGAAGCTCCATCTCCCTGCAGGACCTTCTTCATTTCGCCACAGGAGCTGAGGAGCTCCCTGCAGCCAGCCTTCTCCcttctccctccatctccttcCTCCATCctgtggaggagagagaagaagagagagagggagtcagAACAAGGAGGGACGAGGGGCTCTTTCCTCAGTGTGTGCCCAGCTCCAGACACCTCCTCCTGCCTGTTTCCTCCTCATACCAGGCCTTCAAAAGCTCCATGGAGCAGGCTGTCAGCCACCATGTGCACCTCCTCCCCACAGAGAGTtag